A region from the Lutra lutra chromosome 1, mLutLut1.2, whole genome shotgun sequence genome encodes:
- the POLR2H gene encoding DNA-directed RNA polymerases I, II, and III subunit RPABC3 isoform X1 encodes MAGILFEDIFDVKDIDPEGKKFDRVSRLHCESESFKMDLILDVNIQIYPVDLGDKFRLVIASTLYEDGTLDDGEYNPTDDRPSRADQFEYVMYGKVYRIEGDETSTEAATRLSAYVSYGGLLMRLQGDANNLHGFEVDSRVYLLMKKLAF; translated from the exons ATGGCGGGCATCCTGTTTGAGGATATTTTTGATGTGAAAGACATTGACCCGGAGGGCAAGAAGTTTGACCGAG TGTCTCGACTACATTGTGAGAGTGAATCTTTCAAGATGGACCTGATCTTAGATGTAAACATTCAGATTTATCCTGTAGACTTGG GTGACAAGTTCCGGTTGGTCATAGCCAGTACCTTATATGAAGATGGTACCCTGGATGACGGTGAATACAACCCCACAGATGACAGACCTTCCAG GGCTGACCAGTTTGAGTATGTAATGTATGGGAAAGTATACAGGATTGAGGGCGACGAAACTTCTACTGAAGCAGCAACTCGTCT CTCTGCCTACGTGTCCTATGGCGGCCTGCTCATGAGGCTGCAGGGTGATGCCAACAACCTGCATGGATTTGAAGTGGATTCCAGAGTTTATCTGCTGATGAAGAAACTGGCCTTCTGA
- the POLR2H gene encoding DNA-directed RNA polymerases I, II, and III subunit RPABC3 isoform X2, producing MDLILDVNIQIYPVDLGDKFRLVIASTLYEDGTLDDGEYNPTDDRPSRADQFEYVMYGKVYRIEGDETSTEAATRLSAYVSYGGLLMRLQGDANNLHGFEVDSRVYLLMKKLAF from the exons ATGGACCTGATCTTAGATGTAAACATTCAGATTTATCCTGTAGACTTGG GTGACAAGTTCCGGTTGGTCATAGCCAGTACCTTATATGAAGATGGTACCCTGGATGACGGTGAATACAACCCCACAGATGACAGACCTTCCAG GGCTGACCAGTTTGAGTATGTAATGTATGGGAAAGTATACAGGATTGAGGGCGACGAAACTTCTACTGAAGCAGCAACTCGTCT CTCTGCCTACGTGTCCTATGGCGGCCTGCTCATGAGGCTGCAGGGTGATGCCAACAACCTGCATGGATTTGAAGTGGATTCCAGAGTTTATCTGCTGATGAAGAAACTGGCCTTCTGA